The window CGTCGCTGACCGACGAGGCGCAGGATGCCGACGATATACTGGCGGGCTCGCGCTACGCCGCGTGGTACACCGATGCCGTGAGCGCTTCGAACTATGCCTCCTATTCGACCGACGGAAGTCCGTGGGCGGGACTTTATGAGGGCATCCGTCATTGCAACGTTTTTCTCGAACGCGTCAAGGGGGTCGATCCCGCCCTGATTCAGTCCAATGCCGACGAGGTGGGCGGCTGGACGGCCCAGGCCCATGTGCTGCGTGCGCTTTACTACTTGCAGCTCATCAAACGCTATGGCGACGTGCCGCTGCTGAAAAGCACTTACGAACAGAATCACGATTATACGAAAGATGTTCGCGCTCCCTTTTCCGAGGTGGTCGAGTTCATCGTCGAGGATTGCGACGCGGCGCTCGCTTACAGCGAGGCGGCTTTCGGCTGGGGCATTCCCGAAGCGTCGTTCGGGATCATGACCCGCGCCGTTCCCTATGCCATCAAGTCGCAGGCCGTGACCTACGCCGCCAGCCCGTTGTGGTCCGACGGGACGTATGACTGGGAGGATGCCCTCGAAGTCAGCCGCGAGGCGCTCGCCGTGCTGCTGACCCACGATTACAAACTCTTCGACAATGTTCCCTCGCCCGGCATCGCGCAGAATCCCTATGCCCTTTACTTCATCACCAGCTCCGACGACCGCCGTTCGACCGACAAGGAGACCATCCTCCAGGTCGGCGCCCAGATGGAGGTGTGGCGCCAGGCCGGTCTGCCCTCCACGCCCGGCCAGCTCAAAGCGGGTCCGTGCCCTTCGCAGGAGCTGGTCGATTGTTACGAAACAGTCGATGGCGAGCCGGTTCTCGATCTGGCGAATCCTTACGAAGACGACGCGCACCGGCAGCCCAATTACAATCGGGCGAACACGACCTACGATCCGCAGAATCCGTATGAGAACCGCGATCCGCGTTTCTATGCCTCGATCTATTACAACGGGGCGCAGCGCGTGCTGGGCAATACCGGCGACACCCGGGAGTTCCTGATGGAGTTCACCGATCCTCCTCACAACGATGTGACGCTCGCCTATATGCCCGAATGGGAGGGGTACAAGGATATTTGGACGGTTCTTACTTCGGGCCCCGATCCCTATGCCTATTTCAAACCGGTGAACTTCGGCATCGAATGGGACCGCCTGAAGAAAATGACTTTCTCGTTCTATTACCAGACCGATGCCACGACAGACCGTTTCCGCAATATGGGATTCTTCTTCGTGGTGGACGGTGCGATCGACCCGGCCAAACGGCTTGAGCTCGGAGACCTCGCGCCTACGAACGGACAGGTCGTTGAGTTCTCGTTCGACATGACCGAGCACATGAAGAACAATTTCGCCGATTCGTGGGGGCCCGACTCGTACATCCGCTTCGATTTCCTGGAACAGGAGGCTGCCGCATACATGGTGATGGCTTCGGTGAAGATCACGATCGAGTACGAAGAGTCGGAAGTCGAGGTCGATCCCAATGTCTATACCTATGTCGGCGCCGCCGACGGGATTTCGGCGAACAACCGCCGCAGTACCCGCACGGGCTACTACATGCGCAAGTTCAACAACTGGCAGTCGAACGTGAGCAACAATGCCGACGGCGCCATCCGGCTGTTCCGTCTGGCCGAAATCTACCTCAATTTCGCCGAAGCGGCTTATCAGGTCAAAGGTCCCGACGGAACGGTCGATGTGGCCGGGACCCAGGCTTCGGCCCGCGATGCCGTGAATTTCATCCGTGCCCGTGCCGGAATGCCTCCGCTGCCCGCCGGCATGTCGAAGGACGAGTTCGAACTCCGGTACCGCAACGAACGCCGCGTGGAGCTGGCTTTCGAGGAACACCGCTTCTTCGACGTGCGGCGTTGGAAGGTTCTGGACGAGACGGACAAGTGCGTGTCCGGCATGAGGATCACGAAGAAGGATGGCGGTTATGAATACGAACGCATCGGCTTCCCCCGCTCGAATTGGAGGGATAAATACTACGTCTATCCGCTCGATCCGGATGAGGTGAACAAGATGCAGGATTTCACCGGGGCCGACTGGCAGAACCCGGGCTGGTAACGGCTGACTCCCGGCACGGCGGACATCCGCCGCCGTGCCGGATTTCCCGATAAACGACAAAACGCTGAATGAAACGATTATCTTTTACCGCGACTCTCTTATTGACCGCTTTTTCCGCATTCGCCGCCCGGACGGAATTCAAACTGGAAAAGGGCTGGCGATTTACCCGCGAAGATCATGCGGAGGCCGTTCGTCCGGATTTCGACGATTCGGCCTGGCAGCGCGTGACGGTTCCGCACGACTGGGCGATTTACGGGCCTTTCGACATCGGCAACGACCCTCAGTTCGTGGCCATCGAGCAGGACGGCGAGACCGTTCCGTCGCTCAAAGCCGGACGTACCGGGGGACTGCCCGTCGTCGGGCCCGGTTGGTACAGGATTCGTTTCGACGTGCCGGATTTTGCCGCCGGGAAACGGGCCGATATTCTTTTCGACGGAGCCATGAGCAATGCCCGGGTCTATCTCAACGGAGAGGAGATCGGTTACTGGCCCTATGGCTACGGCAGTTTCCAGCTGGATGCGACCCGGCTGCTGAAGCCGGAGGGCAACGTGCTGGCCGTGCGGTTGGAGAACTATCCCGAATCCTCCCGGTGGTATCCGGGGGCCGGATTGTACCGGAACGTGCATGTGATCGTTTCGGATGAAATTCGTATCCCGCTGTGGGGCATTCGTCTCACGACGCCCGAGATCCGTTCGGGCCATGCGAAGGTGCGGTTGCAGGCGGATGTCGAATCGCCGGCGGGGGTTGATTCACGGCTGGTGTTGAAAACGCTTCTTCGGGATGCCGGAGGACGGGTCGTTGCGAAGGCTGAAACGACGCTTGCTGAATACGACGCCGGGACCTTCTGTCAGGATTTGGTGATTGATTCCCCGCGGCTTTGGTCGCCCGATACGCCCGACCTGTATGAAGCGGAGCTCCGGCTATATGCCGACGGGGAGCTTCGGGATACCCGTTCGGTGCCGTTCGGTGTCCGGGAGCTGAAAATCGTTCCCGACCGGGGGATGTTCCTCAACGGCGAACCGATCAAGTTCAGGGGTGTTTGCCTGCATCACGATCTCGGGCCGCTGGGCGCGGCGGTCAACGTCAGTGCGCTGCGCCGGCAGTTGTCGATCCTCAAGGAGATGGGGGCCAATGCCGTCCGCACGGCGCATAATATCCCCGCTCCGGAGTTGGTCGAACTGTGCGACCGGATGGGGCTGATGGTGATGGTGGAGACCTTCGACGAGTGGCGCACCCCCAAGATGAAGAACGGTTATCACCTCTATTTCGACGAATGGGCCGAGCGCGATCTGGTCAATACGGTCCGGCGTTTCCGCAATCATCCGTCGGTGGTGATGTGGTGCATCGGCAACGAGGTTCCCGACCAAAGCAGTTACGAAGGGGCGAAGATCGCCCGGTGGTTGCAGGATATCTGTCATCGGGAGGACCCGACGCGCCTCGTTACCATGGGGATCGACCGGGTGCAGGATGCTATCGACACCCATTTCGCGGCCGTCATGGACGTGGTGGGCTTCAACTACCGCACCCATCTCTATACGAAGGCGTATCACGAGCTGCCCCAGCAGATTATGATGGGGTCCGAGACCGCTTCCACGTTCAGTTCGCGGGGGACCTATCATTTCCCGGTGGAACGCACCGTGAACAAGGTCCGTCCGGATAACCAGTCGTCGGGCTACGACCTGGACTGCGGCAGTTGGTCCAATTTGCCCGAAGACGATTTCGTGCTGCACGACGATTACGACTGGTGTATCGGCGAGTTCGTATGGACCGGATTCGATTATCTGGGGGAGCCCACGCCTTACCATGAGATCTGGCCCAACCACAGTTCGCTGTTCGGGATCGTGGATCTGGCCGGGCTGCCCAAAGACCGCTATTACCTCTATCGGAGCCATTGGCGGCCCGAGGAGGAGACCTTGCATGTCCTGCCGCATTGGACCTGGCCCGGTCGTGAAGGCGAGGTGACCCCTGTGTTCGTCTATACGAACTACCCCTCTGCCGAGCTGTTCGTGAACGGCAGGAGCCAGGGCCGCATTGCCAAAGATACGACGATGACACAGGCCGCGACCGACAGCGAAGAGGCCGCCCGGGGACTTTGGCGCCAGCGCCGTTACCGTCTGATGTGGATGGATGTGAAATATGAACCCGGGACGTTGAGGGTGGTGGCTTACGACCGGAACGGCCGGCCGGCTGCCGAGACCGAGGTGCATACGGCGGGCGAACCCTGCCGGCTGGAGCTTTCGGCCGACAGGCAGACCCTTTGTGCCGACGGCAAGGACCTTTCGTTTGTCACGGTGCGGGTCGTGGACAGAGCGGGCAACCTCTGCCCGGACGCCGCTCCGGAGGTCTCGTTCCGCGTCACCGGGGCCGGAGGGTTCCGGGCGGCCGCGAACGGGGACCCGACCTGTCTGGAACCGTTCCACCATCCGCGGATGAAGGCTTTCAAGGGACAGCTCGTGGCGATTGTCCGATCGGGGGAGAGACCCGGGAAGATCGGATTCGAGGCTTCGGCGGAGGGACTGCGCAAGGCGCGGTTGGAAATTTCCGTGAAATAATCCTTCGGGCGGTGGTGCGCATTCCGGATAATGTCGTTAATTTTGATAGCCCTTCGGGGGCGATCTGACCTGCAAATGTAATATTGTTATGAAGCGAATCTCATTGTTGCTGCTGGCTGTGGCGGCCTTTTCGGTTTCATGCCGCGAAGCGGCCTGCGACACCCCTTCGATGGCCCGGATGCGGGAATCATTCCGGAACGTGCCCGATGAAACGCCGCTGGCGGTATACTGGTACTGGGTGTCGGACAACATCTCCGAAGAGGGGGCGGTCAGGGATCTCGAATCCATGAAGGAGGCGGGTATCAACCGCGCCTTCATCGGCAACATCGGCATCGGCGACCAACCCTACGGGGAGCATCCGCTCTTTTCGCCGGAGTGGTGGCGCGTGATGCATGCCGCGCTGAAACGGGCCGGGGAACTCGGTATCGAGATCGGTATCTTCAACAGTCCGGGATGGAGCCAGTCGGGCGGTCCGTGGGTCGGGCCGCAGCAGAGCATGCGTTATCTGGCGTCGGCGCGGACCGTCGTCGAAGGTCCGGCGCTGTTCGAGGGCCCGCTTCCGGAGGCGGGCGCCGACGCGGAGGATGTCCGGGTCATCGCCTACCCGCTCCCCGAGGCTGCCGAGAGCGATACGAAACGGGTCGTGAAGGTCGATGGCAGGGAAATGCGCCTGGACTGGAGCGTGTCGGGGACGCAGCCGATGCGCAGCCTTACGATCCGGGTGGACCGGCCTGTCCTGACATCGGCCGAATTGTACTGCCGGGAGGATGGGGGATGGAAGTTGCTGAAACGCTTCTCCATCGACCGGAGCAATTTGCAGATGAACGTGGGATTCGATCCTCTGGCGCCGGTTGTGATCTCCCTGCCCGAAACGCTTTCGGCGAATTACCGGCTGGTCATTCCGGCTCCGGGCGGTTTTGCCGCCGAGGCTACGCTCTCCTCGCTGCCGCAGGTGGAGCGGTTCCCGGAAAAGACGCTTGCGAAGATGTTTCAGACGCCGCTTCCCATGTGGCACGATTATCTTTGGGAACAGCAGCCCGCCGTGCAGGCGTCGCTGCCGGTCGATCCGGCCGCGGTGACGGACATTACCGCGCATTTTGACGGCGGGACGCTGCGTTGGGAGGTCCCTGCCGGAAAATGGCAGGTGGAGCGGCTGGCCATGCGCTCCACGACCGTGACGAACGGCCCGGCCAGTCCCGAAGGGCTGGGCCTCGAAATCGACAAAATGAGCCGGAAGCATGTGGCGAGCCATTTCGACGCCTTCATCGGGGAGATACTGCGCCGTATTCCGCCGGAGGACCGCCGGACATTCAAGGTGGTCGTGCAGGACAGCTACGAGACCGGAGGACAGAACTGGACCGACGATATGGCGGAGCGTTTCGAGGAGATCTACGGTTACGACCCCGTTCCTTACCTGCCGGTGCTGCACGGGACGGTCGTAGGAAGTCAGGACATTTCCGATCGGTTTCTGTGGGACCTTCGGCGGCTTATCGCCGACCGGGTTTCCTACGATTACGTGGGCGGACTGCGGGAGGAGTGTCATAAACACGGACTGACGACCTGGCTGGAGAATTACGGCCATTGGGGATTCCCGGGCGAATTTTTGCAATACGGCGGGCAGTCCGACGAGGTGGCCGGGGAGTTTTGGAGCGAGGGCTCGCTGGGCGACATCGAGAACCGTGCGGCCTCGTCCTGCGCGCACATTTACGGAAAACGCCGTGTCTGGGCCGAATCGTTCACCGCGGGATTGCAGGGTTTCAGCCGCTATCCTTACCGGATGAAACAGCGCGGCGACCGTTTCTTCACCGAAGGTATCAACAGTACGCTGCTGCATGTCTACATCCATCAGCCCTACGAGGACCGCTTCCCGGGCATGAGTTCCTGGTTCGGCAACGAATTCAACCGGAAGAACACCTGGTTCGGCCAGCTGGATGCCTTCACCGACTATCTCAAACGGTGCGGCTATCTGTTGCAGCAGGGCCGTTACGTGGCCGATGCGGCCTATTTTATCGGGGAGGATGCGCCGAAGATGACGGGTGTGTGCGATCCGGCGCTTCCGAACGGTTATTCGTTCGATTATATCAATGCCGAGGTGCTGTTGAAACATGCGAAGGTGCGTGACGGACGGCTCGTGCTGGACGGCGGGATGGAGTACCGCGTGCTGGTGTTGCCGAAACTCCGGACCATGCGTCCCGAACTGCTCGATGCGATCGAACGGATGGTCCGTGCCGGTCTGACCGTGCTCGGTCCGGCGCCGGATCGGTCGCCCGGTCTGGCCGGATACCCCGGGGCGGATGAACGGGTGAAAGAGACGGCGGAACGGATGTGGCATTCCGGGACCGCTGCGAAATATGCCGTTTACGGCAAAGGGCGTGTCTTCAACGACGGCTGTTCGCTGGAAGAGGTGTTCGCATCCCTTTCGATGCGGCCCGACTGCCGCATCGAGGGGCAGAATACGGATGTCAGATTCATCCACCGGACGACGGAGCAGGGCGACATCTATTTTCTGTCGAACCAGCAGGAGCGGAAAGTCGTATTCGAAGCCGCTTTCCGGACGGAGGACGGTGTGCCGGAGCTGTGGGATGCCCTGACCGGTGTGGTTCGCCGGCTGCCCGGGTTCTCGCGGCAGGACGGAGTTACGACCGTTCCGCTGGAACTCGATCCTTACGGCAGTGCGTTCATCGTCTTCGACCGGACGAAAGAGGCCCGGCAGTCATCCGCGGAGAATTTCCCCGAAGCGACCGTGCTGGCCCGGGTCGAGGGGCCGTGGAAAGTGACTTTCGAGGGGCTGGAGGCCCCCGAAGCCCCGGTCGTGCTCGATACGCTCTGCGACTGGACCGTGTCGGACGATCCCCGTATCCGCTATTTCTCGGGAACGGCCCGTTACGAGACCGCTTTCGAGGTCGAAAATACGGGTTCCGGGTCTGTCTGCGTCGATCTGGGCAAGGTGATGGTCATGGGCCGGGTCTTCCTGAACGGAGTTTGTGCCGGGGGAACGTGGACGCCTCCTTACCGGGTCGATGTCTCCGGCCTGATCCGGGAGGGCCGGAACGTTCTGGAAGTCGAGGTTGCGAACAACTGGATGAACCGGTTGATCGGCGATCAGCGGCTGCCGCCCGAACAACGCAAGACCTGGACGCCCGTCAACCCGTGGACCGCATCTTCGGAGTTGCAGTCTTCCGGACTGCTCGGCCCTGTGGTTGTCGGGAAATTCGATTATGAGATCGTAAAATAGATAGAATGACAAACCGTATGATTATGACACTCAGAAAAATCTTTTGCATGCTCAGCTGCATGCTGACTGTCTCCGCATGCGGCGGAGAGACACCGGTGCCGGGCCCGAACGAAGGGAACCAGGGCGGTAACGAGGGCGGCGGAGAGAGTTCCGGTCCGGCCTACTATATCAGTTATTCACGCGGGTCGGATTCGAATCCGGGGACCTCTCCCGATGCTCCCTGGAAAACCCTGGACCGGATCAATCGGGGGACATTCGAACCGGGCGACCGCATTCTGCTCAAATCGGGCGATACCTGGAACAGCGTGACGGTGATCGATTCCAAGTTCACGGGAACGGCCGAAAAGCCGATCGTCATCTCTTCGTACGGCGACGGGGCGAAACCGCGTCTGACGGCGCCGACGGCGCCCGCCGGGAGCAGCATTCTGACGATTAACAATTCGGATCATCTCGTAGTCGAGAATCTGGAGGTCTCCAACGGCACGGGATACGGCCTCGTCATGGGTATCAATGACGGCGGGACGCACGGCGATATCGTGATGAGGAACATCCATACGGCCGACATGCCCTATGTCGGCATCTGGTTCAATGCGGAACACAACCGCAATGTCGAGATCGTCTCCTGCACCTCGGAGCACACCATGCACCTGTTTGCCGTCTCGGGCGGAACGAATATCGATGTGACCGATTGTAAGGCGGAGAATTGCCATTACGGAGGCTATTCGATCATCGGTGTCAAAGGCGGCACCATGAAGAACTGCAAATCCCTCTACGGCGGTCAGGAACCGGCTCCGCAGGGAACTTGCGGCCTCTTCCTCGGCATCGTCGATGGCTACGAGGTCGTCGATTCGGAGTTCGCCTATCAGCAGCGGCTCGGAACGGACCCCGACGGGGAGGGCATCGATTTCGAGCGGAACAACCGCAATGTCGTCATCCGGAACTGCCATATGCACGACAATGCCGGATGCGCCATCATGTTTTTCGAAAGCGGAGGCGGTTCGGAGCAGGCGAACGACCATTGTACGATCGAGAACTGCCGTTTCGAGAACAATCACCGCAACGCCCGTTCGCCCCGCGGGTTCGAGATTCATTTCAGCCATCTCGACGACAACAACTACGGCGTCATCCGCAACAATACGTTCGATCTTCCCGAAGGGGTGATGTTCGTTTCCACGGCCGATCCTTCGGTGACCATCGAGGGCAACAAACTGGCCGACGGAACGCCGCTCGTCATTGCTCCCGCCTACACCGGTTCGCCGGCGGTGGCGAACGGGGGATTCGAGTCGCCGGCCCTCGAATACGGCAAATACGAGCACCGTCCCATGGGCGGCGTGTGGACCTTCCGCGGAAATTCGGGCGTTGCGCGATACGGGAGCGACTTCAACCCTCCCCCCGGCCCCGGAGGGTTCGCAGGTGCTTTTCCTGCAAGGGGCGAGCGATGTGACGCAGTGGGTTTCGCTGGCTGCCGGGAGCTATAAACTGACCTGCAAAGCCTCTTACCGGGAGAATTCGGGGTTGGGGCAGAGCATGGCGTTTTACGTCGATGGCAGGCAGGTGAGCGATATGTTCTCTCCGGCCGATGCCACGGCTTACACCGCTTATGAGAGCAACCCCTTTACGGTCGAAGAGGGCGTCCGGATGATCGAGATCCGAAGTTTCAGCGAAGAGGACAAAACCGTTTTCGTGGATGACATCGCTCTTGTTCCGGTTCAATGACGAAGGTTGAGGTGATGAAAGGATTGAAGCGTATCGTACTGCTGGGGTTGTGTATGGCAGGATGTTCGCATCCGGGAGCGGACGGCGGAGACCGTGAGATGGACCGGTTCGTCGATAGCCTGCTTTCCGAGATGACGTTGGAGGAAAAGATCGGGCAGCTGAACCTGGTGCCCGTGGACGGCTCTGCCATGACCGGCCCGGTGACGGAGTCGGCCACGGGCGACCGCATCGCCAAGGGGGAGATCGGCGCATTGCTGAACGTGATGTCGCCGGCGAAGATGCTCGAACTCCAACAGGCCGCGGTGACGGAAAGCCGTTTGGGAATACCCCTGCTGTTCGGTATGGACGTGATACACGGGTACAACACCGTTTTTCCGATACCGTTGGGACTGTCCGCCACGTGGAATCCGGAGTCGATCGAACGGTCGGCCCGAATATCGGCTGTCGAGGCGAGCGCCCAGGGCGTGAACTGGACTTTCAGCCCGATGGTGGACATCTCGTTCGACCCGCGCTGGGGACGTGTCGCAGAGGGTTCCGGCGAGGACCCTTATCTGGCCTCGCTGATCGCTGCGGCCTATGTGAGGGGCTATCAGGGCGATCTTTCCCGGAACGACCAGATTCTGGCCTGCGTCAAGCATTTCGCTTTGTACGGAGCTCCGGAGGGAGGCCGGGATTACAACTCGGTGGACATGAGCCGCCAACGCATGTATACGGACTATTTTCCGCCTTACAGGAGTGCCGTCGAGGCTGGCGCCGGCAGCGTGATGGCGGCCTTCAACGACGTGGAGGGAGTGCCTGCGGCCGCGAACGAATGGCTGCTGGGCGATGTGCTGCGGCGGGACTGGGGTTTCGATGGATTCGTCGTTTCGGACTGGGATGCCGTGCGGGAGATGACCGTGCACGGTATCGGGGATCTGCAAGAGGTTTCGGCCCGCGGCCTCAGGGCCGGGTTGGATATGGACATGGCCAGCCAGGGGCTATGGGGCACGCTGAAAGCCTCGCTCGATGCGGGCGAAGTCCGGATGGAGGAGGTCGATCGGGCGTGCCGCCGGATACTCCGGGCGAAATACAGACTGGGGCTTTTCGGCGACCCCTATAAATACCATGATACGACGCGGGTCTGGTCGGATGTGTTCACGCCGGAGCATCGCGCCGAGGCTCGCCGGATCGCGGCCGAGAGTTTCGTGCTGCTGAAAAACAAGGACCGGTTGCTGCCGCTCGCTCCCGGAGGAACCGTCGCCGTGATCGGTCCGTTGGCCGACAATAAGCCCAATATGTTGGGAACCTGGACGATGGGAGCCGATCTGTATTCCGCGGTTTCCGTGCTGGAAGGGCTGCGGACCGTCGTCGGCGACCGGGTCGAACTGCTCTATGCCAAGGGCAGCAACCTGACCTACGACAAGGAGATGGAAGACCGGGTAACGCAGAATTGGGGCGTGCCCTATAAGCATTTCGACCGTGACGGCCGTTCGGCCGCACAGCTCGAAGCAGAGGCGCTTGCCGTCGCCCGGCGGGCCGACGTGATCGTGGCGGTCATGGGTGAAGCGGCCGAGCTGGCGGGCGAGGGGGCTTCACGCGCCTGTCTGGATATTCCGGACGCCCAGAAGGCGTTGCTGAAGAAACTGACACGGATCGGAAAGCCGGTCGTGCTGGTCCTTTTCGCGGGGCGTCCGATGACTCTCGTGTGGGAGGATGCGAATGTGGATGCGATCCTGAACGTCTGGTTCCCGGGAACCGAGGCCGGATTGGCCGTGGCCGACGTGCTGTTCGGCAATGCGGAGCCCGGCGGACGGCTGACGATGACCTTCCCCCGCACGGTCGGGCAGGTTCCCCTGCGGTACAGTTGCAAATCGACGGGGCGTCCGGCTGATGAGGCCGGGACGATCCGCGCCTATGTCACCGGTTATATCGACGAAACCGTGCTGCCGCTCTATCCGTTCGGATACGGGCTGAGCTATACCGATTTCCGCTACGGGGAGCTGGAGCTGGACCGGACGCAGATGGCGCCCGGGGAGAGCATCACGGCGAGTATCCGGGTGACCAATACGGGAGAGCGTCCGGGCAGCGAGGTCGTGCAGCTTTATATCCGTGATCGGATGGCGTCGGTCACCCGGCCGGTCAAAGAGCTGAAAGGGTTCCGGAAAATACGGCTGGAACCCGGAGAGACGCAGCGGGTCGATTTTACGATCGACGCGGAGATGCTCAAATTCCATACCCCCGATTTGCGGTATGTTTACGAACCGGGAGAGTTCGAGGTAATGGCCGGACCGAATAGCGCCCGGCTGAGTAAATCCGTATTTAACGCATTGTAAAAGGACTGAAAATGAGACGTTCCGTGAAAATCCGGGCTCTTTTTTGCCTGTTCGCGCTCCTGCCGCTGCAAAACTCCGGCGCTTCGCTCCGGGAGTGTCCCGGCGCCCGTTGGATCAGCACGGCGGAGGAGGGGGCGGATTGTCCGAACAGCTGGATCGCGTTCCGGCGCGATGTGGAGCTGAAGGCGTTGCCTGCGGTCGCGCCGG of the Alistipes senegalensis JC50 genome contains:
- a CDS encoding RagB/SusD family nutrient uptake outer membrane protein, with product MKKILHYILLAVVCLASSCNDVMDLPYDGRTSLDALFTERRGVRAYLNSCYGYCPAPYMDRASLTDEAQDADDILAGSRYAAWYTDAVSASNYASYSTDGSPWAGLYEGIRHCNVFLERVKGVDPALIQSNADEVGGWTAQAHVLRALYYLQLIKRYGDVPLLKSTYEQNHDYTKDVRAPFSEVVEFIVEDCDAALAYSEAAFGWGIPEASFGIMTRAVPYAIKSQAVTYAASPLWSDGTYDWEDALEVSREALAVLLTHDYKLFDNVPSPGIAQNPYALYFITSSDDRRSTDKETILQVGAQMEVWRQAGLPSTPGQLKAGPCPSQELVDCYETVDGEPVLDLANPYEDDAHRQPNYNRANTTYDPQNPYENRDPRFYASIYYNGAQRVLGNTGDTREFLMEFTDPPHNDVTLAYMPEWEGYKDIWTVLTSGPDPYAYFKPVNFGIEWDRLKKMTFSFYYQTDATTDRFRNMGFFFVVDGAIDPAKRLELGDLAPTNGQVVEFSFDMTEHMKNNFADSWGPDSYIRFDFLEQEAAAYMVMASVKITIEYEESEVEVDPNVYTYVGAADGISANNRRSTRTGYYMRKFNNWQSNVSNNADGAIRLFRLAEIYLNFAEAAYQVKGPDGTVDVAGTQASARDAVNFIRARAGMPPLPAGMSKDEFELRYRNERRVELAFEEHRFFDVRRWKVLDETDKCVSGMRITKKDGGYEYERIGFPRSNWRDKYYVYPLDPDEVNKMQDFTGADWQNPGW
- the galB gene encoding beta-galactosidase GalB; amino-acid sequence: MKRLSFTATLLLTAFSAFAARTEFKLEKGWRFTREDHAEAVRPDFDDSAWQRVTVPHDWAIYGPFDIGNDPQFVAIEQDGETVPSLKAGRTGGLPVVGPGWYRIRFDVPDFAAGKRADILFDGAMSNARVYLNGEEIGYWPYGYGSFQLDATRLLKPEGNVLAVRLENYPESSRWYPGAGLYRNVHVIVSDEIRIPLWGIRLTTPEIRSGHAKVRLQADVESPAGVDSRLVLKTLLRDAGGRVVAKAETTLAEYDAGTFCQDLVIDSPRLWSPDTPDLYEAELRLYADGELRDTRSVPFGVRELKIVPDRGMFLNGEPIKFRGVCLHHDLGPLGAAVNVSALRRQLSILKEMGANAVRTAHNIPAPELVELCDRMGLMVMVETFDEWRTPKMKNGYHLYFDEWAERDLVNTVRRFRNHPSVVMWCIGNEVPDQSSYEGAKIARWLQDICHREDPTRLVTMGIDRVQDAIDTHFAAVMDVVGFNYRTHLYTKAYHELPQQIMMGSETASTFSSRGTYHFPVERTVNKVRPDNQSSGYDLDCGSWSNLPEDDFVLHDDYDWCIGEFVWTGFDYLGEPTPYHEIWPNHSSLFGIVDLAGLPKDRYYLYRSHWRPEEETLHVLPHWTWPGREGEVTPVFVYTNYPSAELFVNGRSQGRIAKDTTMTQAATDSEEAARGLWRQRRYRLMWMDVKYEPGTLRVVAYDRNGRPAAETEVHTAGEPCRLELSADRQTLCADGKDLSFVTVRVVDRAGNLCPDAAPEVSFRVTGAGGFRAAANGDPTCLEPFHHPRMKAFKGQLVAIVRSGERPGKIGFEASAEGLRKARLEISVK
- a CDS encoding glycosyl hydrolase — translated: MKRISLLLLAVAAFSVSCREAACDTPSMARMRESFRNVPDETPLAVYWYWVSDNISEEGAVRDLESMKEAGINRAFIGNIGIGDQPYGEHPLFSPEWWRVMHAALKRAGELGIEIGIFNSPGWSQSGGPWVGPQQSMRYLASARTVVEGPALFEGPLPEAGADAEDVRVIAYPLPEAAESDTKRVVKVDGREMRLDWSVSGTQPMRSLTIRVDRPVLTSAELYCREDGGWKLLKRFSIDRSNLQMNVGFDPLAPVVISLPETLSANYRLVIPAPGGFAAEATLSSLPQVERFPEKTLAKMFQTPLPMWHDYLWEQQPAVQASLPVDPAAVTDITAHFDGGTLRWEVPAGKWQVERLAMRSTTVTNGPASPEGLGLEIDKMSRKHVASHFDAFIGEILRRIPPEDRRTFKVVVQDSYETGGQNWTDDMAERFEEIYGYDPVPYLPVLHGTVVGSQDISDRFLWDLRRLIADRVSYDYVGGLREECHKHGLTTWLENYGHWGFPGEFLQYGGQSDEVAGEFWSEGSLGDIENRAASSCAHIYGKRRVWAESFTAGLQGFSRYPYRMKQRGDRFFTEGINSTLLHVYIHQPYEDRFPGMSSWFGNEFNRKNTWFGQLDAFTDYLKRCGYLLQQGRYVADAAYFIGEDAPKMTGVCDPALPNGYSFDYINAEVLLKHAKVRDGRLVLDGGMEYRVLVLPKLRTMRPELLDAIERMVRAGLTVLGPAPDRSPGLAGYPGADERVKETAERMWHSGTAAKYAVYGKGRVFNDGCSLEEVFASLSMRPDCRIEGQNTDVRFIHRTTEQGDIYFLSNQQERKVVFEAAFRTEDGVPELWDALTGVVRRLPGFSRQDGVTTVPLELDPYGSAFIVFDRTKEARQSSAENFPEATVLARVEGPWKVTFEGLEAPEAPVVLDTLCDWTVSDDPRIRYFSGTARYETAFEVENTGSGSVCVDLGKVMVMGRVFLNGVCAGGTWTPPYRVDVSGLIREGRNVLEVEVANNWMNRLIGDQRLPPEQRKTWTPVNPWTASSELQSSGLLGPVVVGKFDYEIVK
- a CDS encoding right-handed parallel beta-helix repeat-containing protein, whose translation is MTLRKIFCMLSCMLTVSACGGETPVPGPNEGNQGGNEGGGESSGPAYYISYSRGSDSNPGTSPDAPWKTLDRINRGTFEPGDRILLKSGDTWNSVTVIDSKFTGTAEKPIVISSYGDGAKPRLTAPTAPAGSSILTINNSDHLVVENLEVSNGTGYGLVMGINDGGTHGDIVMRNIHTADMPYVGIWFNAEHNRNVEIVSCTSEHTMHLFAVSGGTNIDVTDCKAENCHYGGYSIIGVKGGTMKNCKSLYGGQEPAPQGTCGLFLGIVDGYEVVDSEFAYQQRLGTDPDGEGIDFERNNRNVVIRNCHMHDNAGCAIMFFESGGGSEQANDHCTIENCRFENNHRNARSPRGFEIHFSHLDDNNYGVIRNNTFDLPEGVMFVSTADPSVTIEGNKLADGTPLVIAPAYTGSPAVANGGFESPALEYGKYEHRPMGGVWTFRGNSGVARYGSDFNPPPGPGGFAGAFPARGERCDAVGFAGCREL